The following proteins are co-located in the Calliphora vicina chromosome 2, idCalVici1.1, whole genome shotgun sequence genome:
- the Ubc2 gene encoding ubiquitin-conjugating enzyme E2 E1, with product MSSTSTTSGGPSATNTTASSAASTGLVAANSPSGTANNMSASTNNATTNSTPNVGRGRNGNNATVGGPNNPASSGSSTNSSTGLGTGGGSSSAAAAAATTSEETRKDPKPNPKISKALGTSAKRIQKELAEITLDPPPNCSAGPKGDNLYEWVSTILGPPGSVYEGGVFFLDIHFSPEYPFKPPKVTFRTRIYHCNINSQGVICLDILKDNWSPALTISKVLLSICSLLTDCNPADPLVGSIATQYLQNREEHDRIARLWTKRYAT from the exons ATGTCTTCAACTTCAACGACTAGTGGTGGTCCATCAGCAACTAATACGACAGCCTCGTCAGCTGCATCCACTGGTCTTGTGGCCGCCAATTCACCATCAGGCACTGCCAATAATATGTCTGCTTCTACCAATAATGCCACCACAAATTCAACACCTAATGTTGGACGCGGTCGCAATGGTAATAATGCCACGGTCGGTGGTCCCAATAATCCCGCCTCTTCGGGTTCGTCAACAAATTCTTCCACGGGCCTGGGTACCGGCGGTGGTTCGTCATCGGCTGCTGCCGCAGCGGCTACGACCAGCGAGGAGACACGTAAAGATCCCAAACCAAATCCAAAAATCTCAAAAGCTTTGGGTACATCAGCCAAACGTATACAAAAAGAACTTGCCGAAATTACTCTAGATCCACCGCCCAACTGCAGTGCCGGACCCAAGGGTGATAATTTGTACGAATGGGTGTCGACCATTTTGGGACCACCCGGTTCGGTGTATGAGGGTGGCGTCTTCTTTCTGGATATTCACTTTTCGCCAGAGTATCCCTTCAAACCTCCTAAAGTTACGTTCCGTACTCGTATCTATCATTGTAACATCAATAGTCAAGGTGTTATTTGCTTAGATATACTCAAGGATAATTGGTCGCCAGCATTGACCATATCAAAGGTGTTGCTGTCAATTTGTTCCCTGCTGACTGATTGTAATCCTG ccGATCCTTTGGTTGGTAGTATTGCTActcaatatttacaaaatcgtGAAGAGCATGATAGAATCGCTAGACTATGGACAAAAag gTACGCAACATGA